The sequence agactaaTGGACATTCTAAGACTTTTCCCATCCTAATAAAACTGTTGCTGTATTCGCACTGAATACCAAAGAACTCAGCTAGGAAATTTCAGCACACAAAACCTAGTTGTTCctaattaaattgtaattatttttaattggtttggGGTGGAATTTCTTAGTCGAGTTTTGCTGGAGGAATGCGCCATGActgctgctttttgtttttgcttatccTTTGTAAAAACTACCTGTGCTTCAAACGATTTCTACTGAGGGCAGCGCTAAATTCATATTCGGTATCTGTACATAATTTCAGATAAGTAAGTACAATTCTGTTAATGAATAAATTCTATCTATCAATCGAATCGAAATATAAAGTGAGTCTTTGTGTtttgctgacatttttttattaaataattttatcttcCTCCCTAGGCTCTTCAAACGGAAGAGCATTATCTGCCACGCATGATCTCTCAACATACCGGCCAGACGACTGCACCATTTGGCGATGCGGTTATCGCTACAAAGGACACCTGCATCGGTTACGAGATTTGCGAAGAACTGTGGAATGTACGAAGGTAGGTTCATTTAAGTCAATTGTCGAAAATTTCGGTTGAGATGCAATAACTGGGTTTTCAAACGCTGTGTTACAAAACACTCAGTTAAGAACTAAGCTTGAGAAAATTTCATCCACAGAATTTTTCTTGGACGCATTTCTTACAAGTTAAGTTTGAAAGGAGTACTGAAAAAATGCTTGATACGACTGGCATGTTTTCTAAATGGTGTAAAATTGTAAGTTAGGgtagaaaacacaaaatttagtggaattactaatttttaatcGATAACATAGGCCCACTAAATTCACTTCTTTTCCTCCTTTCTTAAATCGGACTGGCTTCtgctgcattttttttaatatcagtttttcaaaatgaaaaatggtggaTTCAATCAAAAACTTAAGCTAAGATCATTAAACCGAACACTCTGAAATTTGTATAGTCTAAGCGGCGccactttaaattttaaaaaactaacaTTGGTGGTAGTAATTTTTATGAGCTAAGCTCACAATACAAATATCatgtcagtccataagttcgtgcgttttttaaaggtggttttaaaattaataaaaaagatgtttaaagtatttattaatcaataatatattttccttcattttttacaaagtcttcccaacgtttaggcaaatttttaattccctgctcaaaaatctttcgtccttggagccaaaatacgcttcgatattcctttttatagcttcatttgaggagtagttcttatTAATCATATGGCATTGAAGTtaacggaaaaggtgataatcacaaggtgcaatatctgaATAGTATGGAGGATGCGGCATTagatcccatccgagctcgttcagcttacctaatgtttgccttagggtatgaggtcttgcgttgtcgtggtgaaacaaaactttgcgtctattcactaaagacggtcgatttttgttaagtgcctcattcaggtttgatagctgatgggaatagtaatcagcagttatggtctggggtcggttctggtatttcatctttatctaaccattggcgtttgcgcaTAGGATTATTgaaaaggacccatttttcattaccagtaacgatacggttcaaaaaactttcattttcattttcaagccattgcagcagctgagaacacacattcactctctgctgaaggttggccacggaaagtctatgcggaaccaattttcccagctttgaaacctttcccaactgaaccaggtgcctgtgaactgttccatgcgatgaatttaacctctgagctatcatatcgactgtcaaatttggctcagcttcgaCGAGTTCGAGctaggcgtcggagttaaagacttcaggacaaccggcatcctccacgtcgcagttaccacttcgaaattttgaaaGCCACTtctgcgcagtccttacactcgcggtatcctctccgtgaacagtgtttatttctgcagcagcagttgttgcataaaaaaatacaaaatatgcctcttatacgcgttcgaagattccattttattttttaacaacacgtgcttctatcgaTTGCTTCTGCGATTAatatcacttgttgaatgcacaatatatcaaagaaaatataaatagttccgttatattccgcgaataatttgttgtatgcaaaaaacgtacaaaagtgaaattaaatatgcgcgaacttatggactgtccGATACTACTCAATCCTAAGCACTGGAACTTAGAGCGTAGAATCCATTGATATCaaaggttttttttctaatgaaacTTCTAAAAATACCCAAATTAATGCGACTTTGACGTCATGGGCACTTTTGTGCTCCAGAATCTTCAAAATCGTGTTCAACGCACAAAAATAGATCGGTAgtctcatataaaaaaaaaattaaaaaaaaaacaaatgaaatttaaatttaaatttgaataggtcgggCCAAGGAGCACTaaaagatttggtggctcctaaaacactgaGGCTAAAAAGCCTGTATTTAGGGCTTTGGAAAGTATCAGAAAAAGATATAGGAAAGAatggagacagagacagaggtagtaagtcctgtgagaatttttcagattcttttgtaaatctgcatatattactcattctcacgataTCGGAAcgcaaaactcgtagccttgctttagcaaaggcaagacactcacagaaaaagtgctcagtgctatccgcctcctccaaacaAGACAGTAATTGTTGTTGACTTATCGCTAGCatcaatgaatgaaaaatagtctagaggcctCAAATGACTTGATCTTTGAGACGAGTGTCTAAATTCATTGTTAGAGACATTTTGTCACCAAACCCTTCCTTCAACAAATCAGTGGTTTATCCTACAGTATGGCAGGCCAACTGGAGCCACAAATCTTTCAGCCCAAGTTTGCACACATTTGGTGGCAAAAAGTTGTTGAGTATAGCTCTTTGCGGGTTGTTGCTGTTCCAACAGCTTCAAACACATTTAAGAATGCTAGTGGAGTGACAGTTTTTGATCGAATATAAATCGAGGTCGCTTCTGTAGCGCGAACGACATCAATGCTGATATATTGGtttgtttcgtttttaaaaaagtatggAGATTTTTCATCTCTTAAGAGTTCCGCTAGTTGATAAGTCACTTTTTTGCAAGATCATTTACAAAGCCCCACAAAGAAGTGGAAGTAATCTGGAATTAATGATgtagttatgccgaaaattggACAAAGCCCtctgaatattttatattccaCTGTTCACGggcacattaaaaaattgtactaaAATGTAGTACGAAAGCAAGATTTCGAAAGTGCTTCAAAAGCTTACATAAGTATTTAGAATTCTTGAAATTAAGCGATGACTATTAACAAATGCTTGTGGCccttttataaaatgtatagcATTTCTGCTAAAAGATTGCGCTGTAAGGTTTTAGCGAATTTGTCTTGAACCTTTCAGATCAGAACGCTGAAAACATAGTAAAGCAAAGCATTGGGGCAAATAAttctatttgaaaatttaaatttattgaaaagtccAACTACTGAACCGGGCGGTAGTATACTACAACGATGCAGGGATAGATCTTTcccaaaatatgttttttttatttatttaattttttaatacaaggtGAACCAAAACAAATAAGGCTGGCGTCATAAAGTCACGTGCGCTGGAAGTCACATCTCTAGCTGAGTTCCAgcgaaagcttggtgacattcggttcagtggaagcgaagtcaTTACGTCTaaaatgtcagtatgtttgtgtcatcggtacaaaaatgagtttcgaacaaagagctaatatcaaattttgttttaaaatcagtaaaaagtttagcgaaacatttgaattgatgaagaaAGTTTATGACGATGATTGTCTATTTCCTGCCAGagctcatgagtggtttacatgtttcagagatggttgtgaggacgtaaaccgaaaactccatcgaaattgttcgtaaatttatcaaaaatgaaccgaaatcatcgttaaaATTCATGGACTCGGAGGTGAatgtctccaaaacatcgatttatcgcctTTTAACTGATTATTTGGGCTTAccaaaggtctgtgcacgtttcattccgcacaagttaactgagaaccaaaaattgctcagaattgaacatttgaaagacctcattaaaaagtcgagaaaagacgagaacttcctttacaacattgaaactggtgatgaaatgtggtgtttgaaacatgaacctgaaactaagcgtcgaagtgtcgaatggaaggccccagacgagccaccaccaaaaaaatcgcgtttggagaagtcaaaaaacaagtcgatgctcatttgtttttacgattccaaggaaaATATCCACagggagttcgtgccaacgagccaaaccgtcaatgcaattttctatcttggcgttttttGGAAGGAAACTGGCGCTCATTGCATGGTAATGCACCAtatcatcgatccactcttgtgactgattttttgactagatatcgcattttaaccatcaatacCTCCCAGTTTTAGCcggatatggctccctgtgagttctacctattcggaaaggaaaacgttttgcgtccgtcaAAGCAacccaaaaggcttgtaccgacattctacagaacattccggtcaatgacctgaaagactctttcgaaaagcttttaaatcGCGTCAAACCGTTTATCGAGGCCacaggggactattttgaataaataaactcgaagttatcagaacaaagctcctgttgtttctattttagctcattcttcttcattttggacttcaccttgtatatctcTGCATCTCTGAAtactcaaatataatatttaaattttaaggttTACATTTACCGCACAATAACTACTCGAAACGTACATCTCTAAAATCTCTACACTTACTCCACTCCTATTTTCAGCAAACATATCGACATGTCACTTTCGGGAGTTGAGATCATTGTTAACGGTTCTGGATCTTATATGGAACTGCGCAAAGCGCACATTACCACCGATCTGATGCGCAATGCCAGCTTCAAGGCAGGTGGCGCCTATCTGTTCAGCAACTTACGGGGTTGCGATGGGCAACGTATCTACTTCAATGGCTGCTCGGCCATAGCCATGAATGGCGAAATTGTCGCCAGAAGCAAGCAATTTGCTCTGCAGGATGTGGTATGTTCTCTGCGCATAATTTTGAAATCCCACACTATTTTCGAATTCAATTAACTTCTGATTTTTACTGCATTCCAGGAAGTCACTTTGGCCACCATTGATCTCGAAGAGATACGCTCGTATCGCGTCTCGCTACGTTCTCGCTGCAATTACGCCGCCTCCGCGCCGAGCTATCCGCGCATCACTTGTGACTTTGAGATGTCAACACACAATGACATCTTCAAAAGTTCTTCCACACCACTGCAGTGGATTTATCATTCACCCGAGGAGGAAATTGCCATGGGCCCTGCCTGCTGGTTATGGGACTACCTACGGCGTTCTGGCCAAGGTGGCTTCTTTTTGCCGCTCAGCGGTGGTGTTGACTCCAGCAGCTCCGCCACTATTGTATACTCCATGTGCCGCATGATCGTGAATGCCGTGCAAGGCGGTGATGCCCAGGTACTACACGATATCCGAAAAATACTCGCCGACTCCGAGTACACACCCGATAATCCGGCAACTCTTTGCAATCGCTTGCTAGTCACATGCTTCATGGGTAGCGTCAACTCTAGCAAGGAGACACGGCGTCGGGCGGCACAGCTGGCTAATCAGCTGGGCAGCTATCACATCGAAATCAGCATTGACACTGCCGTGAATGCGCTGTTGAGCATTTTCAATGCGGTTACTGGTCTCACGCCACGCTTCCGCACGCAGGGCGGATGCGCGCGTCAAAATCTAGCGCTGCAGAACATACAATCGCGCATACGCATGGTGCTGGCGTATATGTTTGCGCAACTTATGTTGTGGGTACGCAATCGGCCAGGTGGATTGTTGGTGCTTGGCTCGGCGAATGTAGACGAAGCCTTGCGCGGCTATATGACGAAATACGATTGCTCATCGGCGGATGTAAATCCTATTGGCGGAATTTCGAAAACCGACTTGCGACGCTTTCTCAACTATGCGAAGGAAAAGTGAGTTTTAGACATATTTGTCAAGctattttttgtaatacataCTTCACTCGGCTTGCAGATTTAATTTAACTGTGCTGGAGTCAATTATTGAAGCGCCTCCCACTGCCGAACTGGAGCCACTGCAAGATGGCCAACTCGTACAAACAGACGAACAGGATATGGGCATGACTTATGTGGAGTTGAGTGAGTACGGACGTTTGCGTAGGCAGGCGCGCTGTGGACCATACAGCATGTTTTGTAAACTGGTGGCTACATGGCACGCTGATCTGAGTCCCAAAGAGGTGGGTAAAGTAAATTTTCGTGTAATATGAACAAGTACAAATCTTTTAATAATTATAGATAACAGATAGTAGATAATAAATAACAGATGATTGATGATGCATAACAGATAATGCACAGTGAAGGACTTAAgcctacataaatttttttgaaaaaaaaacggttatgtagtttattcataaatatacaaaatttcacttcctttataacaagaaaattaacaaaacaacatAATAAAAGTCTGCATACATCCAACTGCTGTGGCTCACTCAAGCAAAGCAAGCATTGAAAAAGTCTGGCTCGaggaaagagatgctctgaggaagcagatAGGCGACATCGTTCTGAGCAACATAATGAGCAAACAGATCGAACGCGAGGACGGCTGGAAGGCGGTAAAGTGTCTCTTTAGCGGTAAAGTGTCTCTTTAGTAAAGTGTCATCGAGGACTTATTAAGGAaaaacacagtgcaacaaagcgaaaccGCATGGATGGAGACACAAGAAGGCGAGCCTACAGCATGGAAGGTTTCTAAAAATACGGTgcacccagacgtgggtgaatagaattggtccttcaTGTATGTCATTCCTggccttcccgaagtaatgcagaaattagtcccgggaagggtgtctccccagaaggggAGGAGCGATTATTTTAGTGGCCGCACCACTCGACGTAGTAGACCACGGTCCCTGTAAGTACGAAGGCTTTTTGAACCCTTCCTCAcccatcaaaaacaaaaaaaagcttgAAAAGTAGCAGTAAAGCaccgttttttgaaaacttcgGTTTGTCGCTGTGGATAAAATAATGAGCacgaaaaaaggaaaatttcttCTGATTTAAGAAAATTCGCGGTTAAGCACAGGAAAGAATGTTTCGccgaaattacaaatttaagtCGAGCAACGGCCAGGTTAAAACGATTGTTAAgaattacgaaaaaactaattcgcatgaaaataaaaagcgagCCGGCCATCCAAAGAAGCTGGCCAGATGAGACGTAAGCACCTTTTTAAGAGAAGTCGACAAAAATCCGAGACTTAGTGCTCCGAAAGTAATCCAACATATAATCGAGACATCTAGAGAAAGTGCTCACCCAAGAATTATTCAAAGATATCTTAGTAATAGTGGATATTTCAGCAGAGCACCACGTAAAAAGCCTCTGATTTGAGAAAAACCCCGTCACCTTCAGCTTGAGCACGGGCACAAGGCAAAGAAATGGATTTCTGGTCTAATGTTATATTTACTGCTGAATCGAAATATGGAGGAGAAAAAATGCGGAtatggaaatgaaaatattgattcCCACCGTCAAGCACGGTTAAGGTAGTGTAATGGTATGGAGAGCTTAAGCTGCATCTGGCCTTGGAGAAAGATGACCTTTATTACAGGTACTATGGAACAAATATGAGAACATATCAACTTTTGGGCCCATCAGTGGAATGTTTGAGTCTTGAGCAAGGCTGGGTTTTCCAACAAGACAATGTTCCTAAGCATACTGCTCTAATTGTCAAAGAATGGATCTTATATTACCCACCCAGCTAACTACACATAACGCCGCAGAGTCAGGATTTAAAGCCGATGCATATTTGGGAGAGAGAGAAAAGTTCGACGAAGTATAGTAAGTGAcgcaaaatcaattaaaaaaaagttgatagAGGCATATAACCAAATAAGGTGGGATCAGCTTACCCAACTTGTTGGATCAATGCCACGATGCTTTCAAGCAGTGGTTGTTATCGGTGGTGGACCGGTATTCAAAAAAgacggttttaaaattaataatttttttttcgactaaTTGAACTACGAAAACTTTTGTCGTTCcgcttttttgctgttttgtttattttttttgttataaagcagGTAAAATAATAActccaatttttataaatttttgaataatatgaaTTCCGAAAAAACTGCAAcgaaggttttttttaaataccttctgagaaataagaaaatatgctgctgtaTGTAGACTTAAGCCCTGCACtgtatacttcttcttcttaattggcgctataaccgcttacgcgattttggccgagtttagcaaagcgcgccagtcgtttctttctcgtgctaacctgcgccagttggacacaccaagtgaagccaagtccttctccacctgatctttccaacgcagaggaggccgccctcttcctctgctaccaccagctggtaccgcatcgaatactttcaaagccggagcgtttgtatccattcggacgacatgacccagccaacgtagccgctggatctttattcgctgcgctatgtctatgtcgtcgtaaagctcatacagctcatcgttccatcgtctgcgatattcgccgttgccaacgtgcaaaggtccaaaaatcttacgcagaatctttctctcgaacactccaagcgtcgcttcatcggatgttgtcatcgtccaagcttctgcgccatacgttaggacgggcatgatgagagtcttgtagagtgttagttttgttcgtcgagagaggactttactgctcagttgcctacttagtccaaagtagcacttgttggcaagagagattctacgttggatttcaaggctgacattgttatcggtgttaatgctggttcctaaatagacgaagtcttttacaacctcgaaattataactgtctacagtgacgtgggtgccgatacgcgagtgcgccgactgtttgtttgaagacaggaggtacttcgttttgtcctcgttcaccaccagacccattcgctttgcctctttgtccagtttggagaaggcagaactaacagcgcggttgttaaggccgatgatgtcaatatcatcggcatacgccagcaattgtacgctcttataaaagattgtgcctgagcgattaagttctgcggctcgcacgatgctctccaacatcaggttaaagaagtcacacgacagggagtcaccctgtctgaaacctcgtttggtatcaaacggctcggagaggtcctttccaattctgacggcgctgttggtgttgagcaacgtcatcttacatagccgtattagttttgcggggataccaaattcagacatcgcggcatacaggtaactcctttccgtactgtcgaatgctgctttgaagtcgacgaaaagatggtgtgtgtcgattctcctttcatgggtcttttccaagatttggcgtattgagaatatttggtcgatggtagactttccaggtctgaagccacactgataaggtccaatcagttggttgacggtgggcttcagcctttcacacaatacgctcgctagaaccttataggcgatatttagaagactaatcccgcggtaattggcacaaattgcaggatcgcccttcttatggattgggcagagcacacttaaattccaatgcATTGTATACTAGGTTATAGATAATAGTTAATGGTTAAAAGATAATAGAAAAAAGTAGTAGATATTAAATaatagataattaaaaaaagtagtacAGGGGCTTCCAGAAATTTCAAgattatttattgcaaatactagacactatttttttaatatattttcaatttcttaatatttaccATCAAATATAACTCAATCGGTCTTCAATTTTAGGTCGCCGACAAGGTAAAGCACTTCTTCCGTTGCTATGCCATTAATCGTCACAAGATGACTGTGCTCACGCCATCGGTGCACGCCGAAAGCTATAGTCCTGATGACAATCGATTCGATCATCGTCCATTCTTGTATCGCGCCAACTGGAGTTGGCAATTCAAGGCCATCGACGATGAGGTGGAGAAACTGCAACCCGGCTACACGCCCACCTCAACGCATATGCGTCCGAGCAGCGATGATATGTTGTCGCACGAATGCTTGCATCCTTCCGCACATCGCTCGTCACATTTGGGTTCGAAGAACTCATCGCCATTATCGTGCTCTTCCATCGAAGGTGGTGGCGCTGGCGGCATCGGTGCTGGACCCAGCGGCAGTATGGGTACTTTGGGTAAAAAGCCCAGCGGCTATTCAAAGATTCATGTGAATGTGCTCGGCAAGATTAAGGATCGCACTGGCATACCGGTTTAGGATATGTGGTTTGAGGAATGGCGTTTGGAAGTTTGTGTCACAACGCAGCGGGTGAATAGGTAATGCAAGTGGAGGTGTGCCAGCTTATAGGCGtgacattatatttttaattattatccaGTTGGGTGTTTAAACAGTTTTTCAATTTCCTTAATTTCTTTCAAGAGGCAAAGACTaggataagttttttttttctttaaatgtctTTAAAGATATGAAAGTTAATAGATTTGCCAATTTACAAagtaaagtccaaaataaaccagactgagctaaaatagaagcgACAGGAGCTtggttctgataacttcgagtttatttaatcAGAATTGtaccctctggcctcgataaaCGGTTTGACGCGATGTAAaatcttttcgaaagagtgtttcaggtcattgactaGAATGTTCTGCagaatgtcggtacaagccttttcgGTGgcttctacggacgcaaaacgttttcctgtccgaataggtagaagtcacagtgagtgattgatggttaaaatgcgatttctagtcaaaaaatcagtcacaagagtggatcgatgagatggtgcactACCATGTAATAAGCGCCAGTTTCCTCCTTCgaggtattcagggcgaattcgacgaatgcgatgcaacaaacgcttcaaaacgctaagatagaaaattgcattgacggtttggctcgTTGGCACGAATTCCCTGTGGATATTtcctttggaatcgtaaaaacaaatgagcatcgacttgatttttgacttctccaaacgcgattttttgggtggtggctcgtctggggccttccattcggcactttcacGCCTTTtttaggttcatgttggaaacaccacatttcatcaccagttTCAATGTTGTAAATGAAGTTCTGGTATTTTCAcccctctttaatgaggtttttcgaatgttgaattctgagcaatttttgggtTTCTGTTAACTTgtgtggaatgaaacgtgcacagacctttcgcaagcccaaatgatcaattaaaatgcgataaatcgctGGTTTGGAGATACTTAACTCCGATTCCAAGAGTTTCAGCGAtgatttcagttcatttttgataaatttacgaacaaattcgatgaagttttcggtgcattttgggcggcccgtatgttcactGTCATTTAGGTCCTTACAactatctctgaaacgtgtaagccaTTCAATAACTCTGACAAGAGATAGACAGTCGtcatcataaacttttttcatcaattcaaatctTTCGCTAatcgttttaccgattttaaaacaaaatttgatattagctctttttttgaaactcatttttgtaccgatgacacaaacatactgacactttagacgcaataacttcgcttccactgtaccgaatgtcaccaagctttcactagaagtcagctagggatgtaactcattaaaaagatgaagATGGCGCTATCAAaagcatttttatgacgccagtcttgtctcttttggacttcaccttgtagaatatatatttaaatttcgtattctttaatattttcctcAACTGTAGGCCAAAAGATTtgcctattttttaataataatttcaatatatacctatacaaatgcgtttacaaaaataatgtgCCCATCTATAATAAATTTCTCtcaatttcgttaaattttagaaaatttcttctatagccttcatttaaaaaaattcttaaaaatcttataa comes from Anastrepha ludens isolate Willacy chromosome 3, idAnaLude1.1, whole genome shotgun sequence and encodes:
- the LOC128858012 gene encoding glutamine-dependent NAD(+) synthetase, which gives rise to MGRKITVAISTLNQWALDFEGNLARILQSILEAKDMGACYRTGPELEVTGYSCEDHFFEPDTYLHSWETLLEIMLSPLCENMLIDVGMPVMHRNVAYNCRIAFFNRQILLIRPKMAMADDDNYRESRWFTSWTKALQTEEHYLPRMISQHTGQTTAPFGDAVIATKDTCIGYEICEELWNVRSKHIDMSLSGVEIIVNGSGSYMELRKAHITTDLMRNASFKAGGAYLFSNLRGCDGQRIYFNGCSAIAMNGEIVARSKQFALQDVEVTLATIDLEEIRSYRVSLRSRCNYAASAPSYPRITCDFEMSTHNDIFKSSSTPLQWIYHSPEEEIAMGPACWLWDYLRRSGQGGFFLPLSGGVDSSSSATIVYSMCRMIVNAVQGGDAQVLHDIRKILADSEYTPDNPATLCNRLLVTCFMGSVNSSKETRRRAAQLANQLGSYHIEISIDTAVNALLSIFNAVTGLTPRFRTQGGCARQNLALQNIQSRIRMVLAYMFAQLMLWVRNRPGGLLVLGSANVDEALRGYMTKYDCSSADVNPIGGISKTDLRRFLNYAKEKFNLTVLESIIEAPPTAELEPLQDGQLVQTDEQDMGMTYVELSEYGRLRRQARCGPYSMFCKLVATWHADLSPKEVADKVKHFFRCYAINRHKMTVLTPSVHAESYSPDDNRFDHRPFLYRANWSWQFKAIDDEVEKLQPGYTPTSTHMRPSSDDMLSHECLHPSAHRSSHLGSKNSSPLSCSSIEGGGAGGIGAGPSGSMGTLGKKPSGYSKIHVNVLGKIKDRTGIPV